ACCAGTCGTGGTACACCCAGCAGCCTTACCAGTCAATGCAGACAGAAACGTTGTCTTTCCAGCACCAGATGGACCCATAACAGCAGAAACACGGCCAGGTGATAATTTCCCTGATACGCACCTCAATAAATGCTTGTTTTTCCCCTTCAAAGTAAGTGTCAAATCTTTGAAACACACCTCAATGGGAGGTCTAGTTCTTATCTCAATCTCACTTGCCATTGAGATTACACCAGAAAAGGTCAAATTCTTATTCTGCTCCTGCAgggctttttctttttcaatttgacCATATGCATATTTAAAGATTTGACTCTTGGTATGCAACTGTTTAGCCTTGggctttttcatatttttgtcccCAACTTGCTCAGgtgttttcatatttttgtcCCCAATATCAATATTGAAACCGTCATGACTATCAGGATTTTCTTCAAGCTCTTGAACCATCTTTGTGAGGTTGGTTTGCTTTTTAGCTTTGGCATGAGACATACCTAAGGGCAATGGGGGTAAGGCAGCTTCTGAACGAGACCTAGCATGACTGGGCGCCTTATGCGGATCCTGTTGACTTACAAATTTTTTTCGGGAGAATGTCCTTGACAATTGAGATTGTAGACCAGTTGCATGCTTGCGAGCAATCTCTTTAGCAGATTTCCATTTCTCACGTGCTTGTACGGTCTCCCTTGCACTTTTTGCTGCACGTTCCCTGGACTTTGCTTGTTTTTTCTCTCTGCTGCTCAGCACTTGGCCAGAACAGTTGTATATAATGAGAAGTATAAGTGTGATTGCACCCTATTAGAAATGGAGAGGCCAGTTACATGTCGCAACCTGTGTGAAATCTAAATCTTATCCCAACTAGGTAATAAAACATGCATGTTCGAGGCTGAAGCATGACTAGTTTACAGAAGTCATATCTATTAGATATTCAACGCCTCTGAAACACAAAAAACTCAGGACAGATGGAAGTCTTTTCAGACTAAAGGAGACTTGGAAACTGATTACCTAAGAACATGTCATAGTTCAATTGACATATTCAAAGAACTTTCACATTTTGAATCTCTAACAGATATCCATTGAAACCATACACGTGTTTCAGCAAATGCCCATGGATCTGATTATTACAATGAAACATGAATATCAATTTGACGTTCATTCTTGATAATTAGTGATGTACAGACTCTTCAGAGATAAAAAATTATGACTTCCTTAGGAATTACCAAGGAACCAAAAGCATTTGTTCCTTCTAATGTATCCATTGGGAACTCCGAGAAATGAAGTTAATTAAATCAGAAAACTTgaaatgagaagaagaagaagaaagttaTCAGAGAAGCTTTTTGGTTAGTTGTGAGTTGTGACTTGTTACAGATGAAATCCGAAGAGAAGGAAAAGTAAGATGTTATATCTTGTGCGATCTGTCCTTTTAGGTTCAGCTGCATTATTTATGCAGCCATTACTCCACTATCATTAAGAAAAGAGGGGTAGAAGCTACGTCAAGACGAATCCCTCCCATTTCCTCCTCCTTTGGTAAGGCAATAGCGAGCATTAGCTGAAGGCAGATCTTTCTTTTGCTGGTTCTATTCTGTTCTTTTTGGCATGCATTTCTCACTTTCCTTCTCCCACTACAAGCCTAAAAAATTAAGACATGCATGGCCATACTAGCTAACAACCCAAGAGCATTATTTCAAAAGTAGAAACCTACAAAGATCATTAATATTTCTACAGCCTAGGAGTGAGGAGATGACTTACAAAAAACATAATACCATAAGCTGTGATATTTTGATTTGCTGTCTGTGATTCACAAATAGCTAATTTATAGCAGCCTGCATGTCGATAATAATGATGATGGAAGTGTTCAGACCAAAAAATATTTCCACAAACAGAAATTGAGAAGTACATGCAATGAGTTCTTACTTAATATAACTTTTCATCTTGTGAGATTATCTTCAAGTTACAAGTAACACATACTCTGTAACATGACAACTACATGATGTCTCATCTCAGCAAAACGAGTTCAAAGAAATCTATCTCTTAGTAGAGAAGAATGTGAGGCACACCCCACCAACAAAATAACAATCTTGGTAAGGTGGATGTCCAATATGCTCATATCTTGATACGTCCTGCTCATTTCTAGTAGTAGTTATTGGATATCCATCTAATATATTTTAACAGTACTGGTAGCCTAAGCAAAGAAGATATTGGATATGACAGCATGCCAAATTTGCGTCCTAGTATTCTTTTTTGTATTTCACTTTGAAGATAAttgtctttctttttcctttattttgcTTTAGATGTATGGTACAAGTGAGACAGCAGAACCAAACAGGAAATTTTACTAGTACTATACATCTGGAAGGATCAAAGTTAATCCATGATTTATATTTTGTTGAAAAGTCAAGAATAAGAAATGAAGCAACGCAGAACTCAGTACAGAGAAAAAACAGACTGTCACATAAGATGAGGACTTACTTGATTGAGATGTAGAACCAGCTCTACAGTAATGGCTGGAAAAAGCATAAACAGACAGCATGATAAGTGAATGGATTAACATGAGCTTCTAATATGAGCAAAAGTATCCACCAAGTTAAACAGAAGTAGCATTTTGCTATTTGCTGCCTAAACCAGCAGGAGAAAAAAAGAAAGCACGCTAAGATACATGTTCTCCGGTTTTGGGATAAATATAAATACCCTTTAGTGCAAGGAATCTTCTCGGTAGTAGTTGGACAGTAAAATCCCGCTGAACAAAATAGTTCAGTAGTACTCACAAAATCACCCCAGACATCTGCTCCACCACAACTATGATTTGACTGTCCCGGAGGAGGTTGATAACGATACCTTCATATGTTGAGGCAGGCAATATCAGTTGAAGGATGCAAAAAATTCTGGTCAAGTAAGAATAATTAAGTTCTCCAAAAGATGTACGAAACTTACGGGTCACATGCACCAGTATCATTATTGAGTTTTGAAAGAGGACAATACGCGCCTAATGGGCAGGCTTCAACCGGAAAATAGGAAAATGAAAACAAACATAAATTTGTGATTGTTTATTAGAGAAGCAAATTCATCACTTCACAAAAAAGTGTAGAAATCACCtcagaataaaataaaataaaaagaaaacagtATGTCTTGGTATTAAGCAATTCTGAAATGCTTGAAAACACCATGTCTTGATATTAAGAAACTCTGAAATGTTGTTTGGTCTAAATTGATTGAGATTTCGTATCTACTTCGGATAGCGAACCAGGTTTAAATGACTATAAGCTAATATACTAGTAGATACTTACGTATCATGCAGGTGAGACCACGAGGACAGAAGAAACCTTCACAACAAGGTTGACAATCAAGAATTCTAGGTGGCATTTCCTTTGAATTTTTAAGGTCAACCTGCATGTCTTTTCCAACACTACATGCCCATCCTGGCTCACATCCAGAAGCCCATGATACCAGATTACAATTCTTGTTAGGTTTCAGGTTTCCTCTTCCAGCGCCTTGCGTTAAAAGTTGAGAATAGAACTTTACCTCTGCTGCTGTACACAACCGCTTTATTACATCACCTATTGGACCAACAAAGACATTGTGAGTATGAAAATAAAGACAATATAGAACAATCCATGCCATTGGAAATAGAAGCAACTAAATATTAAATGCTGTACTTGTGTAATTACTATTGATCACCACAAAAATGAACTTGCTATTCAAATGTTTACCAACCCAAGGAACTCATATTATTAGCTTATCTGAAAACGTAAGCCCACATATTACATCTTTTCACAAGTTTCTGAAGTTTAACTGATGCAAATCTTATAGAATATCATGAACTAGACCAGCAGGCTTCAAACTAGAAAAGATACAATCTCAGAGAATCTTATCCAGTAAATTAGTACCTTTTGTCTGTCTAACACATGCTGTCAAAAAATCTGTGTTGTCTGTAAAATTAAAAGCCGCGTTCCACTCAGCATCCCTACAACACGATCAGAATTCATCAACTGAAAATTAGCTGCTTTCAAAGTTCTATAGATGAATTGTCAAGCCAAACACGTAACAACCAAAGTGAAATACGATTTAGGAAAAGCTTTCGAAAATTGACTTAATGACATAGGAATTGAAGAATGTGCCTTTTTCTAAAGCAACACAAAAGACGTTTTCCGATACATATATTCTATTATGACACAATTTAAGTTAAAGTACTAGTAAGATAGTAAGAGCACGAACACCAAGATTTACAGTCTATAGTACGGTAGGGGTTATTATGGGTTCAACGGTACCAGTAAGAATAGGGCTTTGAGAGTCCACACTATGTTCATCGTATCATATGCATCAAATCCTAATCAATTTAGGTTGACCTTTTTTTATGACAGTGTTGTCCGTAACTATTCCCCAGGCACCTGCTACCTCCTATCAACCAAGGCTTGAATAGATGAGAAGAAATCACCCAATATTTTTTGTCTAGCTAGGATTTGAACCGTTCTCCtcccacttcattgaccactagacCACACCGTTCGATGCAGTTATGTTTGACTATGAGAATCTTCACTATACATGTCACTCTATTTAAACCCGTCACAATCCAATATTCAATAACTTAGGTTTACCAAAACTAAAAGTTATCTACATATTCAAGTAACATAACAAATTATAACAACTAGATTAAAAGACTCCTAATGAACAATACACCTAAATTAAGTCTACTACAGCCATGCTCATTAATTGAACTAATACGCTTGCAGTTCCTACTTCCTAATCTAAACAGTTTCACAATACATTGAATTGGcacaaattaaaaaaatagtttaagttatatatactGTTAGTATAACGAAATTTGTTAACCCAAAGGATATCCCTAAGGAATGAGCCTCCATAAGAAGTGGGATTTGTATTCTTAAAAATAGAACATATTGCCTACTATAGCCCCTAATAGTTAAACGCGACCTAATAGTGTAAGAGAttctttacaaaaaaaaatgcaTGAAGAGAAATATTATAGAAAATGACTTACACATCTTCGATGCAAAACCCCAATTCCTTGGTAACGCCAGGGTCAAATAAAGAGGTGAAATTGCTGAAACTGCTATAAAGGACCTGGGTCAAGAGCTGAGCCGACCCGGAGTTACCGGTCTGCTGTGCTGTCGCAATGTGATTCGTCGAGATGATGCAAAGCAAAAAATTGGTAAGCaaggcatttttgtatttttgcctTTTTGTCTGCACATTTTCATCAAAGACCATCACAATAGATGGATTTTTCAGGTGAGATATGGTAAATTTTGGTTGATGAAAATGGAGAGAAAGCTAGGGTTTGGATATGGGGAAAGGAAAGTGGAAGAAGGAGAATGGTGATTTCTCGGAGGGAAGAAATGGCGGGGAGGGGAAATAGGAGAACTGGAGAGAGATGGCATGATTTTGTATTATGGACCGTTAGATTAAGCAACGGTATTTCAAACCATGAAAAAATATATTATCTGCGACATAGTTCTCAGTCATACCAATGACGGCAatcatttttaattaatttttcaactCACCAAGTTTTTAATACAATCATTATAAGTAGAATCCTAGCATTGATTAATAATAGAATGCGTAAAGAGAATGTTCATCTGAACCCATAAGTTTCTACGCGAAACATATATTTATgagtaaaaattcattaaaactGTAAAAAAAATAGTATGCTTGAActcataaatttaaaaatataatatgtACAATATTAAAAGGCTTAAATATTGAACCCATAAATTTTAAATTCTGGATCTATCTCTAACTCTCTTGGGCAAGTGTGGATTTATAGAGGGAATTGTGGGGTACGTGAATCCATGGTCTTTCCGTAAAATTAGATATGTACATATTTGAAATTAGTATAATATTAAGTTATTAACTGTTGGAATTCATGCTCCAAGAAGGTTGAATGGTGCACTTGGTCGAAGGTTGAGTTATTTACCTAAAGGATGAGAGATCAATTCTCatttaatatattttttctctttttttagtaGTACACTCATGTACTAGAAATCCTAGATCCGTCTATGCTCTTAGAGCATTTGCATATATACCCATTTTTGGGGTTGTTGGTTTTTTTTTAAGTATATTAATGCTTAAAAtaaggtgaatgggaaatggagaaaaaatgaaatatttgagtttcatTTGAGATTCTCTCCTTGTAAAAGGGACATTGTCCcgtattggaagaggaagaggtttttgatgggtatataagcaattgctcttcttctagctcttaaagagttgagaagaaggcaagtctcGCGCTGTCGTTttcggcttcggattcggatttggtcaaatggttgattgattaattttttggaccaaatttatttgttaatagtaaatattaacaaaaatgttattaaatattcgttttaataacagaatattaatattaatattaaaatccaACGGAACCATTTTCagtttttcagttgtgtaactgaaaattaaacttTCCTCTTCAATTCCCGATTTATTATTGCATAAattagccatttatgttatggcatttatgctatgggcgttttgcataaacaaccattctgaagagttgcacctcttcagctTTCAGCTCAatattggctataaatacaagtctattctctcagaatttccatacgattttctgagttctGCTCCTTCCTTCTGCATAcgtttaacttcaaagaaagcaacaataagtgtgatttgctaccgattTTTTTGTTCGctaaaacactggggtttgaagtaccactacacctatgtgtaattcgttctatcctgggaggaaataatccataaccttaggtactaggaggggattaaattccttaagaaaacACTATAAATTCAATGGGCTTGAATTAACTTCTTTTTCGTTTATATTtctgtttatgttattttattttctctagaattattttacaaatacagtttattaacaagcttaaggaatttaattttgTATTTGTATTTGTGTTATATATTTACTGTTCTGGAAATTAAAATctttgtggttttctactccattggagattaaaatctacgtgattttaacgtttgtttCTGCCAttattttacagaaatgactaatgataatGGAAACCAAGTTGTTCCGATTGTGACTGCCAATGCGTCGACAAGCCGAACACCGGCGGAGAAACCCGAAAAATTTTCCGGGTTAGATTTCAAGCGGTGGTAGCAGAAGATGTTCTTTTACTTGACTACTTTAAGTCTGCAGAAGTTCATTAAGGAAGATGTTCATGTTCTGCCCGAtaaaactccagagaatgaacaCTTTCTTGTGATTGAGACATGGAAGCATTCTGATTTtctgtgcaagaattatattcttagcggactggaggaaGATCTGTATAACATCTACAGTGGCGTAGAGACGTTAAAAGAATTGTGGGTTGTGCTTGAAAAGAAATACCAGACTGAAGATGTCGGGTTGAAGAAATTCATTGCCGCtaagtttttggactacaaaatggtagatagcaagtctgttattacctaAGTCCAgtaattgcaagtgattattcccaatctccttgctgaaggtataaatcgaattaatattgatgttgaaagtagtaattttagtatttttactaacagaattttgattgaaggtcttgtcatcaatgaagcattccaagtaacAAAGATGATTGGGAAGTTGCCTCCTATGTggaaaaacttcaaaaactacttgaaacacaaaaaCAAGGAGATGTCTTTGAAGATTTtattgttcggttgagaatcgaagaggacaacaaagttgctgaaaagagaggccatggaaactcaacaataatgggagcaaacattGTTGAGGACACTTCttaaaataagagaaaaaggaAGCAGGCTTCTGGATCGAAAAGCAACCCAAGCAAAAAGCGGTTCAACGGAAATTGCTACAATTGTGGGAAAGCTGGGCATAAATCTACGAAGTACCATTCtccaaagaaagacaagaagaacgGTCAAGCAAACATGATTGAAAAGCATGAAGATGTTGATGACCTGTGTGCCATGCTTTATGAATGCAACCTGGTGggaaatcctaaggagtggtggatccactcgccatgtttgtgttGTTAGGGAAGCCTTTGTAACATATGCTATTGTTAGACCCGAAGAGACtctttctatgggaaatgctgcaaccgccaagattgaaggatgtgggaagatctttctaaagatgacttctggcaaggtgaTGACTTTGAACAAcatccttcatgttcccgagattaggaagaatttagtctttgctggacttcttgttaagaacagttttaagtgtgtttttgtatctgataaggttgtaataagtaataatgaaatatttatagaaaaaggttaccttactgagggctttttcaagctgaatgtaatggttgttgagaataataataaaatttcagcttcatCTTACTTAattgagtcaaatgaattatggcatatacgtttgggtcatgtcaattataaaaccttgcgaaaaatgattaacttggaagtattgcctaagtttgaatgcgacaaatcaaaatgtcaaatatgtgtggaatctaagtatattaaacatccttataagtcagttgaaaggaattcaaatcctttagacttaattcacacatatatttgcgacatgaagtcaataccatctcgcggtggaaagaattatttcataacttttattgacgatagtactcgatattgttatgtttacttacttaatagtaaagatgaagcaatagacgcattcgagcaatacaaaaatgaagttaaaatgcaacttaacaagaaaatcaaaatgataagaagtgataggggtggtgaatatgaatctccttttgaaaaaATATGTTTATAATATGGAATTATttatcaaacaacagccccttacacgccccaatccaatgggattgcgaaaagaaagaatcgttcattaaaggagatgatgaacgcattactgataagttctggtttgccacagaacttgtggggggaagccgttcttacggctaaccgaatattaaatcgagtaccccatagcaaaacacaatccattccatatgaaaaataaaaaggaaggaagtctaacttgaattattttaaagtgtgggagtgtttggcaaaagtgcaagttacTAAACCCAAAAGGGTGAAAATAGGATCGAAAatcgttgattgtgttttcaagGATATGCGatcaatagtaaagcatatcaatttctggttcataagttagaaaatcccgacattcataataatactattatagaatcagataatgtttagttctttgaaaatatatatctgtATAAAAAGcaatgtgagtcgattggtgaaggatctaaacgacctcgggaagaaacaaaagaaagtacattaatcaggaggatccaagacgtagtaaacgtcaaagaatgtctacttcatttggaccagattttgtgactttcttattggaaaatgagtctcgaacatttaaagaagttatatcttcttcggaatcattattttggaaagaggcagtcaatagtaaaatagaatccatattgaacaaccatacataggaattggttgatcttcctcctaaaaataaaccgttgggttctaaatggatctttaagaggaaaatgaaagataacgacactattgataaatttaagacAAGACTTGTTCTCAAAGGGtatatgtaagcacgtgatttttgccctatgaaagaattactcccaaaaattcaaaataaaataattttccttggtgtgcaattttgagaatttttgtgacatttttggataattatttgtatttgtctgtgcatgtttatttgttaaattaataaaaaaaatacaaaaatatgttcgcattttgcatgtaggatttaattctacaattgttagtaattaagtttgttttacaaaaattgaaaattacaaaaataggcattttttgcatttttagcatttaacgtccaaatgtacaattttatgcttaattattacttaattatgcgttaattgttattgggagttaatatgcgcttttataacttaataataatttaaggatttttagaatttagttttagaaaaaataaaagaagaaaagagagcaaaaatataaagaaaatcggaattgggctattcttcaaattcaagccacaagcccaaaaaatacccaaccttccccataacctggtccatttcaaaccgggtcgacccggtccataacccaaatacccaacacccctctaTCTTACATGTgacaaaaaaaacaagaaaaaaccctaaaaattccatctgccccctctctttctctcttctccttcaccatccCAAAGACCCCAAAAAACTCCAAGTAGCCATGGATGCTGCCCTTTCCCCGATCATCGAACCTCCATAGCCACACCAAACGACCCCGCTGCCACTGCTGCATCATCGCCTCACCACCACGAAGCTCGTTTTCTCCATGTCGAGCTCGAAGCTCGTTCATGGCTGCCCTCTCCTTTCATCTTCGAACCAgctccaaacgaccaccccctttgctgcgttttcttcttcttctactcctCCAAGCCCTAGCTTCAGGCGAAACCCCATGACTGCCTCATTCACTTCCCCAGCTGCCTCGTGACCTCCAGCAAAACCCAAGCATTCACGTCCCAAACGACCTCCAGCTCGGCgactcaacaacaacaactactgcGTCCACCATCGATGTTGCTTCTTCCTTTCCAGTCGCAGCTTCAGGCAGTTCACCATGGTTGCTGCTGCTCGACGACCA
The Nicotiana sylvestris chromosome 11, ASM39365v2, whole genome shotgun sequence DNA segment above includes these coding regions:
- the LOC104239840 gene encoding ABC transporter G family member 28-like, whose product is MVFDENVQTKRQKYKNALLTNFLLCIISTNHIATAQQTGNSGSAQLLTQVLYSSFSNFTSLFDPGVTKELGFCIEDVDAEWNAAFNFTDNTDFLTACVRQTKGDVIKRLCTAAEVKFYSQLLTQGAGRGNLKPNKNCNLVSWASGCEPGWACSVGKDMQVDLKNSKEMPPRILDCQPCCEGFFCPRGLTCMIPCPLGAYCPLSKLNNDTGACDPYRYQPPPGQSNHSCGGADVWGDFVSTTELFCSAGFYCPTTTEKIPCTKGHYCRAGSTSQSSCYKLAICESQTANQNITAYGIMFFGAITLILLIIYNCSGQVLSSREKKQAKSRERAAKSARETVQAREKWKSAKEIARKHATGLQSQLSRTFSRKKFVSQQDPHKAPSHARSRSEAALPPLPLGMSHAKAKKQTNLTKMVQELEENPDSHDGFNIDIGDKNMKTPEQVGDKNMKKPKAKQLHTKSQIFKYAYGQIEKEKALQEQNKNLTFSGVISMASEIEIRTRPPIEVCFKDLTLTLKGKNKHLLRCVSGKLSPGRVSAVMGPSGAGKTTFLSALTGKAAGCTTTGVILINGKPDPMQSYKKIIGFVPQDDIVHGNLTVEENLWFSARCRLAADLPKPEKVLVVERVIESLGLQPVRDSLVGTVEKRGISGGQRKRVNVGLEMVMEPSLLILDEPTSGLDSSSSQLLLRALRREALEGVNICMVVHQPSYTLFRMFDDLILLAKGGLTVYHGPVKTVEEYFAGIGITVPDRVNPPDHFIDILEGIVKLPNTAVNYKDLPLRWMLHNGYPVPPDMLDSSGSRASSVGENSADGASPATATSDQSFTGDLWSEVKSNVEQKKDRMRYNFLAWKDLSNRRTPGVLFQYKYFLGRVGKQRLREARMQAVDFLILLLAGICLGTLAEVSDETFGTMGYLYTVIAVPLLTKISALRSFSLDKLHYWRESACGMSSLAYFMAKDTIDHISTIIKPAVYLSMFYFFNNPRSSILDNYIVLLCVVYCVTGIAYALAIYFNPGQAQLLSVLLPVVLTLVARQDSSSIMGKIGDYCYTKWAMEAFIIANAKRYSGVWLITRCGALKQKGYALDHWYPSLISLLLLGVISRCVAFVLLVTFQKK